The sequence below is a genomic window from Neomicrococcus aestuarii.
GTCTGACTCATGGCACTTCGACACTGCCTACCGCGCTGGCGAGATCGAGCTTGAGCTCGTTCCGCAGGGCAACTTGGCCGAGCGCATCCGCGCTGCTGGCGCTGGCATCGGCGGCTTCTTCACGCCAACCGGCTACGGCACGCTGCTGGCCGAGGGCAAGGAGACCCGTGTGATCGACGGCAAGGGCTACGTGCTCGAATCCCCGATCAAGGCTGACTTCGCCCTCATCAAGTCGCTGCGCGCTGACAAGCTCGGCAACCTCGTGTACCGCAAGACGGCCCGTAACTTTGGACCCATCATGGCTACCGCCGCGAAGAAGTCCATTGTGCAGGTCAACGAGGTCGTGGAGATCGGCGCGTTGGATCCAGAAGTAATCGTGACGCCAGGCATCTTCGTTGACACCGTCGTGACGTTGAATGGCGCACAGGCTGCTGCTAAGGAAGGAACCAAGTAATGACTGCTTTCGCTTCCACCGCTGAAAAGCTGGACAAGAACGCTCTGGCTCAGATTGTTGCCGCGGACATCGCTCCTGGCGCTTTCGT
It includes:
- a CDS encoding 3-oxoacid CoA-transferase subunit A is translated as MAPRFATDAADAVSEITSGSTVMIGGFGNAGQPMELIDALLDCGATDLTVVNNNAGQADAGLALLIKERRVKKVICSFPRQSDSWHFDTAYRAGEIELELVPQGNLAERIRAAGAGIGGFFTPTGYGTLLAEGKETRVIDGKGYVLESPIKADFALIKSLRADKLGNLVYRKTARNFGPIMATAAKKSIVQVNEVVEIGALDPEVIVTPGIFVDTVVTLNGAQAAAKEGTK